A stretch of the Saccharolobus caldissimus genome encodes the following:
- a CDS encoding HAD family hydrolase, translated as MTYFAVWLDGVILRIDLTDVLYQLYKGSPVNLPMSFEVYEDWLTIYPIIRDRLAILSPYDYETTKIILNKIGLNSDFIIFRKNKTKPSLEPYKALFEITKWNPLDVVTFASSPLDLLSARFYDSRIKVVCIKRFRDCSKYSPFLYSYSLTSALESLKKLGIKI; from the coding sequence ATGACTTATTTTGCGGTCTGGTTAGACGGAGTAATTTTAAGAATAGATTTAACTGACGTTCTTTATCAATTATATAAAGGTAGTCCAGTTAATTTACCGATGTCTTTTGAAGTTTATGAGGATTGGCTAACCATTTACCCTATAATAAGGGATAGGTTAGCGATACTATCACCCTATGATTACGAGACTACTAAAATTATTTTAAACAAAATAGGTTTGAATTCGGATTTTATAATTTTTAGAAAGAATAAGACAAAGCCCTCGTTAGAACCCTATAAAGCGTTATTTGAGATAACAAAATGGAATCCTCTAGATGTCGTAACGTTTGCATCATCACCCTTAGATTTACTTTCAGCTAGATTTTACGATTCTAGAATAAAAGTAGTATGTATAAAAAGATTTCGTGATTGCTCTAAATATTCTCCTTTTCTATATTCCTATAGTTTAACTAGCGCTTTGGAATCTTTAAAAAAATTAGGAATAAAAATTTAA
- the lrs14 gene encoding HTH-type transcriptional regulator Lrs14, whose product MQVENIRVRLPSGKEVGLVDALSFCYDISDTDFQVLKTLLNSGPKTEDELAEMLHLSKASINRSVNKLVSLGFVERVKDSSSKGGRPRYIYKPIDADKITEKISNDFRYCADLFSSVIPQELKSK is encoded by the coding sequence ATGCAAGTAGAGAATATAAGAGTTAGACTCCCCTCTGGTAAAGAAGTAGGGCTAGTAGATGCGCTAAGCTTCTGCTATGATATTTCAGATACAGACTTTCAAGTGTTAAAAACTTTACTAAATAGCGGACCTAAGACAGAAGATGAGTTAGCTGAGATGCTTCATTTGAGTAAGGCTTCAATAAATAGGTCTGTAAATAAACTTGTCTCATTAGGCTTTGTAGAAAGAGTTAAGGATTCTTCTTCTAAGGGAGGAAGACCTAGGTATATTTATAAGCCAATAGATGCGGACAAGATAACTGAAAAAATTTCAAATGATTTTAGATACTGTGCAGATCTATTTTCAAGTGTAATACCTCAAGAGTTAAAATCTAAGTAA
- a CDS encoding sulfurtransferase TusA family protein, which translates to MTEELDLTSLECPEPFMKVVAKLMKMDSGELKIKYKDPKCREMLLEAMKLMNCQVLEDAKQNDIFYMHIKKEGSVDKPKKLELTGGC; encoded by the coding sequence ATGACAGAAGAATTAGATTTAACTTCCCTCGAATGTCCAGAACCTTTTATGAAAGTAGTTGCTAAGTTAATGAAAATGGATAGTGGAGAACTTAAAATTAAATATAAGGATCCAAAATGTAGGGAAATGCTATTAGAGGCAATGAAGCTAATGAATTGCCAAGTATTAGAGGATGCAAAACAAAATGATATCTTTTATATGCATATTAAAAAGGAAGGTTCAGTAGATAAGCCTAAAAAGCTTGAGCTAACTGGAGGCTGTTGA
- a CDS encoding helix-turn-helix domain-containing protein yields MSIQLAESKDVIRCCYKITDTDVECLFKLVEVNRPISAEELASIMKLSKTTVENSLKKLIELGLVVRNKDGEEGKRIGRPKYLYSVISNIESKIKQDLTNCANRILSTASS; encoded by the coding sequence ATGAGTATTCAACTGGCGGAAAGCAAGGATGTGATAAGATGTTGTTACAAAATAACTGATACAGACGTTGAATGTCTCTTTAAGTTAGTTGAAGTTAATAGACCAATATCTGCAGAAGAATTAGCTTCTATTATGAAACTTAGTAAAACGACTGTGGAAAATAGCTTAAAGAAGTTAATAGAATTAGGGCTAGTAGTGAGAAATAAAGATGGAGAGGAAGGAAAGAGAATAGGGAGACCTAAATATTTATACTCTGTAATATCAAATATAGAGAGTAAAATAAAACAAGATCTAACCAATTGTGCTAATAGGATATTATCAACAGCCTCCAGTTAG
- a CDS encoding CoA-binding protein: protein MTQVDEEKLIKEILVKYKNIATVGFSKDPSKPAFQVPKFLIDHGYNVIPVNPSATEILGRKSYPSILDVPEKVEIVEIFRPSNEVPKIVDQVLERVKKVGDVKVIWMQEGIRNDEAAEKARKAGLIVIQDRCMYKEYMKKILNIDNPPSVSSLKSS, encoded by the coding sequence ATGACACAGGTAGATGAGGAGAAATTAATTAAAGAGATTCTGGTTAAATATAAAAACATAGCCACTGTAGGATTTTCTAAAGATCCGTCAAAACCAGCCTTTCAGGTTCCAAAGTTTTTAATTGACCATGGTTATAATGTAATTCCAGTTAACCCATCTGCAACTGAAATTTTAGGTAGAAAATCTTATCCTTCTATCTTAGATGTCCCAGAGAAAGTGGAGATTGTAGAAATATTTAGACCTTCCAACGAAGTTCCTAAAATTGTAGATCAAGTATTAGAAAGAGTTAAAAAAGTAGGGGATGTTAAAGTGATTTGGATGCAAGAGGGTATTAGAAATGATGAGGCTGCAGAGAAGGCAAGGAAGGCTGGATTAATAGTAATTCAAGATAGATGTATGTATAAAGAATATATGAAAAAAATACTAAACATAGATAATCCGCCTTCAGTATCGTCCTTAAAAAGTAGTTAA
- a CDS encoding lipoate--protein ligase has product MEQFRFLIERNNQAYILAGEEALLMSVSMGSSPVLRFVIFDPPAILIGYHQAVEQEVNLDEAKKRGWDIGRRPTGGGAIIMGPWQLGWEIYAEKSFLGDTPENAIRKGAEGVIKTLNILGIRANFRPKNDVEINGRKISGIGAFSEGKFIAVTGTILLDFDIDAMVSVLRLSSEKLKDKLVKDFKDRITWINRELISPIDMQELIKVAKEAFSEVLRVRLEESSYTELERNLINQLVIKYSSPEWIFNLRKPLIGDDIRYVEKKLPGGLIKVQVKLAGKNIIQSILITGDFFIEPRTSIYDLEARLKWSRVDDVEKEIREWFKNVKIIGISPEDLIDLIKGAVE; this is encoded by the coding sequence ATGGAACAATTTAGATTTTTAATTGAAAGAAATAATCAAGCTTACATATTAGCAGGCGAAGAAGCACTCCTTATGTCAGTTTCCATGGGGTCTTCACCAGTTTTACGTTTCGTAATATTTGACCCTCCAGCTATATTAATAGGTTATCATCAAGCGGTTGAACAAGAGGTAAATTTAGATGAAGCGAAAAAGAGGGGTTGGGACATTGGGAGAAGACCGACAGGAGGCGGTGCTATAATAATGGGGCCGTGGCAATTGGGTTGGGAAATTTATGCTGAAAAAAGTTTTTTGGGAGATACTCCAGAGAATGCCATAAGAAAGGGCGCTGAAGGCGTCATAAAAACTTTGAATATTTTAGGTATAAGGGCTAACTTTAGGCCTAAAAATGATGTAGAAATTAATGGGAGAAAAATCTCTGGTATAGGCGCCTTTTCTGAAGGAAAATTTATAGCTGTAACTGGAACTATTCTTCTAGACTTTGACATAGATGCTATGGTCTCAGTCTTAAGACTCTCTTCAGAAAAACTTAAAGATAAACTAGTCAAGGACTTTAAAGATAGGATAACGTGGATAAATAGAGAGTTAATATCTCCTATTGATATGCAGGAATTAATTAAAGTTGCCAAGGAAGCGTTTTCTGAAGTTTTAAGAGTGAGATTAGAGGAGTCAAGTTATACAGAATTAGAAAGGAATTTAATAAACCAATTAGTAATTAAATATTCTTCACCAGAATGGATATTTAATTTAAGGAAACCACTAATTGGTGATGATATAAGATATGTAGAAAAGAAATTACCAGGAGGGTTAATAAAAGTTCAAGTAAAATTAGCGGGAAAAAATATAATACAATCGATTCTCATAACAGGCGATTTCTTTATAGAACCTAGAACCTCAATATATGATTTAGAGGCTAGATTAAAATGGAGTAGAGTAGATGATGTTGAAAAAGAAATTAGGGAATGGTTCAAGAACGTGAAAATCATTGGAATATCTCCAGAGGATTTAATAGACTTAATTAAAGGTGCTGTAGAGTGA
- a CDS encoding radical SAM protein, giving the protein MRPLFLYAPNLKRYETDFLNSEKGWKSISVTGPSCAFNCKHCGRRILEFMIDGSNLGKLEKEIIDAINRGDEGIILSGGSTIRGDVPIWKYSNLLNKYSDRLTIIAHTGVIKNEEIAKKFKDSGVKIALLDMVADNETIREVLGQPFSVEDYLNSFKYLKKVGIKIAPHVIIGLSKKGIDGDLEAIKLLKEVNPDALIIVGLMPLVGTQMANIKPPSPEDMIRALKLARDLFDNIPINLGCAKPRGKSYINVEKFAVDYDIDGIAFPEEEIYNYAKSRREVHLSNACCGNIIFDLIKVISS; this is encoded by the coding sequence GTGAGACCTTTATTCCTTTATGCACCTAATTTAAAGAGATATGAAACAGATTTTCTTAACTCAGAAAAGGGTTGGAAATCTATTTCTGTAACTGGTCCATCTTGTGCTTTTAACTGTAAACATTGTGGAAGAAGAATTCTGGAATTTATGATAGATGGTTCTAATTTAGGTAAATTAGAGAAGGAAATAATTGATGCTATAAATAGAGGAGATGAGGGTATAATTTTATCTGGCGGTTCTACAATAAGAGGGGATGTTCCAATATGGAAATATTCGAATTTATTAAATAAATACTCTGATAGATTAACTATTATAGCCCATACTGGAGTTATTAAAAACGAGGAAATAGCTAAGAAATTTAAGGATAGTGGTGTAAAGATTGCACTACTAGATATGGTTGCTGATAATGAAACCATAAGGGAAGTTCTAGGTCAGCCCTTTAGTGTAGAAGATTATTTGAATTCATTTAAGTACTTAAAAAAAGTGGGGATAAAGATTGCTCCTCATGTTATTATTGGATTAAGCAAAAAGGGGATAGATGGTGATTTAGAGGCTATTAAATTACTTAAGGAAGTAAATCCTGACGCCTTAATAATAGTAGGTTTAATGCCATTAGTAGGCACTCAGATGGCTAATATCAAGCCACCCTCTCCAGAGGATATGATAAGGGCATTGAAACTAGCTAGAGATTTGTTTGACAATATTCCCATAAATTTAGGATGTGCAAAGCCTAGGGGTAAATCTTATATTAACGTAGAGAAATTTGCAGTGGACTATGATATAGATGGAATAGCATTTCCAGAAGAGGAAATTTATAACTACGCTAAGAGCAGAAGGGAGGTTCATTTAAGTAATGCTTGTTGTGGAAATATAATTTTTGACTTAATTAAGGTGATCAGTTCATGA
- a CDS encoding radical SAM protein, which produces MTLRLVSSPDWVRLSFGADMVLGFSPGIFLKGALNTTINLLEYYPDGCKANCLYCGQAREVANGPECRTLIRVEWPLRPLDEVIKRIYERQGDPEYGLQRICVGQLAHPRASPDAIEITRRIREAGIELQISELVTATYTFKHHMIEMKKAGANMIDVAIDAASKRVFEELRGKKARSMHSWDRYIQAIDEAVEVFGKMNAGIHLIIGLGETEKEAVELMWYAHSRGAKISLFAFYPESGTPMEKRKPVPVHVYRRMQIARWLIENDIVNISAFKFNDRGELIDIDLPSDISLEEIAPAFMTSGCPGCNRPYSNERPGRILKNIPWYPSKELAVKAIKASRLETLVKKIAR; this is translated from the coding sequence ATGACTCTCCGTCTTGTCTCAAGTCCAGATTGGGTTAGGTTAAGTTTTGGAGCAGATATGGTACTAGGTTTTTCTCCAGGTATTTTCTTAAAGGGAGCTCTTAATACTACGATAAATTTACTTGAATATTATCCAGATGGATGCAAAGCTAATTGTCTTTATTGCGGACAAGCAAGGGAAGTTGCAAATGGCCCTGAATGTAGAACGTTAATAAGAGTGGAATGGCCATTAAGGCCTTTAGATGAAGTTATAAAGAGAATATATGAAAGACAGGGAGATCCAGAATATGGATTACAAAGGATTTGTGTTGGTCAGTTAGCTCATCCTAGGGCCTCTCCAGATGCTATTGAGATTACGAGAAGGATTAGGGAAGCTGGGATAGAATTGCAGATTTCAGAATTAGTAACAGCAACATATACGTTTAAGCATCATATGATAGAAATGAAAAAGGCTGGTGCTAATATGATAGATGTTGCAATAGACGCTGCAAGCAAAAGAGTCTTTGAGGAATTGAGAGGCAAAAAAGCAAGGAGTATGCATTCATGGGATCGTTATATACAAGCTATAGATGAGGCTGTGGAGGTGTTCGGTAAAATGAACGCTGGCATTCACTTAATAATAGGACTGGGGGAGACAGAAAAGGAGGCAGTAGAGCTTATGTGGTACGCTCACAGCAGGGGAGCTAAGATTTCCTTGTTTGCATTTTATCCTGAATCTGGAACTCCAATGGAAAAAAGAAAGCCCGTGCCAGTTCACGTGTATAGGAGAATGCAAATAGCCAGGTGGTTAATAGAAAACGATATAGTTAATATAAGCGCATTTAAATTTAATGATAGGGGAGAATTAATAGACATAGATCTCCCCTCAGATATTTCTTTAGAAGAAATTGCCCCAGCATTTATGACAAGTGGCTGTCCAGGATGTAATAGACCTTATTCCAATGAGAGACCTGGTAGAATACTAAAGAATATTCCATGGTATCCTAGTAAAGAATTAGCAGTAAAGGCGATTAAAGCATCACGATTAGAGACGTTAGTTAAAAAGATAGCGAGATAA
- a CDS encoding histone deacetylase family protein, giving the protein MKVKKLSFQSMLGIVWDQKFTEIAFSHPMIRDWSKARMREFIKLAREKLTFVEIKPIYADENDLLLVHTREYVNKLKEVSKIPYLGFLDDGDTVHYPGIFDDILLVLGSSFTAIKYFKYLNFIYVPLGGFHHSLPHKAMGFCPINDVSIVALRLMEMGEKVAIIDVDAHHGNGLQYILYNKPILKINIFAYDGHFFPGTGKIDEVGEGEGKGYNINIPLPLGSADDVFQRSLEILDLVEDFRPSYILVVAGVDGHKDDQLKSLELTTNSYNMLGLRIRRFGNKSKILGFGGGGYGPMSALSMISFLEGLLGRKTYYEPLTYSQNKYSIEKIEKIILRFKGLSNFFS; this is encoded by the coding sequence ATGAAGGTGAAGAAATTGAGCTTTCAGAGTATGTTAGGAATCGTCTGGGACCAAAAATTTACTGAGATAGCTTTCTCACACCCCATGATAAGAGATTGGTCTAAGGCTAGAATGAGGGAGTTTATTAAGTTAGCTAGGGAAAAATTAACATTCGTAGAAATAAAGCCCATATACGCTGACGAAAATGACTTATTACTAGTTCATACAAGGGAATACGTAAATAAACTTAAAGAAGTCAGTAAAATTCCTTACTTAGGCTTTTTAGATGATGGAGACACCGTTCATTATCCCGGTATTTTTGATGATATTTTACTTGTATTAGGTTCCTCGTTTACTGCCATTAAATACTTTAAATATCTTAATTTCATTTACGTTCCATTAGGTGGTTTCCATCACTCACTACCACATAAGGCCATGGGTTTTTGTCCAATAAATGATGTGTCTATCGTAGCGTTAAGGTTAATGGAAATGGGTGAAAAAGTGGCAATCATAGATGTAGACGCCCATCATGGGAATGGTCTTCAATATATACTTTACAATAAGCCTATATTGAAAATTAATATTTTCGCATATGATGGTCATTTTTTCCCTGGGACCGGTAAAATTGATGAAGTAGGTGAAGGGGAAGGTAAGGGTTATAATATTAATATTCCTTTACCTTTAGGCTCTGCTGATGATGTATTTCAAAGAAGTTTAGAAATTTTAGATTTAGTTGAAGACTTCAGACCATCATATATATTAGTAGTTGCTGGAGTAGATGGACATAAAGATGATCAATTAAAGTCATTAGAGCTTACAACAAATTCCTATAATATGTTGGGATTAAGGATAAGAAGATTTGGCAATAAATCTAAAATTCTAGGGTTTGGTGGGGGTGGTTATGGACCAATGTCGGCATTAAGTATGATATCATTTCTGGAAGGCTTACTGGGAAGGAAGACTTATTACGAACCCTTAACTTATTCTCAGAATAAATATTCTATAGAAAAAATAGAAAAAATTATTTTAAGATTTAAAGGTCTTTCCAACTTCTTTAGCTAA
- a CDS encoding DUF1641 domain-containing protein encodes MSVTVDPLEELLKPENLSKLSKIVEAFPTIEKITDKVVEMDKKGQIDFMLSLVDQTISLLDAVQKADLVNAIISFGMDQLPKIQAIWPIIEKLTSERAMTLLSQFDIDAILSATEKLTPIMKKLTSEKALKILDQIDFDSLIDSTSRLVPVLSKLANEKTVKAVESLDIDTLLDVALKMTPVLNKIAAIMNDMYNKGQIDMLLNFVEQGISLLDAVQKADLVNAIISFGMDQLPKIQAIWPIIEKLTSERTLNILQSIDWDATFNAIEALTPVMKQLTSERTVKLIQQLDVASMLNAMEAMMPVFKKLTDEKTVKTLSQIDINSLISMMNKLAELQKSGNLDKLIQLLDIMADPQFVNGLILVMDKFSKAFKAWINNIPNVRPVGTMGLLRIGSDKDVSYAIGLMLELAKEVGKTFKS; translated from the coding sequence ATGAGTGTAACAGTAGATCCTCTTGAGGAATTATTAAAGCCTGAAAATTTAAGCAAATTATCTAAAATAGTTGAAGCTTTTCCGACAATAGAAAAAATAACTGATAAAGTAGTTGAAATGGATAAGAAGGGTCAAATAGACTTTATGTTATCATTAGTAGATCAAACAATTTCCTTATTGGATGCTGTACAAAAGGCTGACCTAGTAAACGCAATAATATCATTCGGAATGGATCAACTACCAAAAATACAAGCAATATGGCCAATAATAGAAAAATTAACAAGCGAAAGAGCAATGACGCTGTTATCACAGTTTGACATTGATGCTATTTTATCCGCAACAGAAAAATTGACACCTATTATGAAGAAATTAACAAGCGAAAAAGCGTTAAAAATTTTAGATCAAATTGATTTCGATTCTCTAATAGATAGTACTTCTAGATTAGTACCGGTTCTTTCGAAGTTAGCAAATGAAAAAACAGTAAAAGCTGTTGAGAGTTTAGATATAGATACATTATTAGATGTTGCGTTAAAGATGACCCCAGTTCTAAATAAGATTGCGGCAATCATGAACGACATGTACAATAAAGGTCAAATTGACATGTTACTTAATTTCGTAGAGCAGGGAATCTCTTTATTGGATGCTGTACAAAAGGCTGACCTAGTAAACGCAATAATATCATTCGGAATGGATCAACTACCAAAAATACAAGCAATATGGCCAATAATAGAAAAATTAACAAGCGAAAGAACACTTAATATACTTCAAAGCATAGACTGGGACGCTACATTTAACGCAATTGAAGCATTAACACCAGTAATGAAACAGCTAACTAGCGAAAGAACTGTAAAATTAATACAGCAACTAGACGTAGCGTCAATGTTAAATGCTATGGAAGCAATGATGCCTGTTTTTAAGAAATTAACTGATGAAAAAACAGTAAAAACTCTCTCACAAATTGATATTAATTCCCTCATTTCTATGATGAACAAATTAGCTGAATTACAGAAATCCGGTAATCTAGACAAGTTGATTCAATTACTAGATATAATGGCAGATCCACAATTTGTAAATGGTTTGATCTTAGTAATGGATAAGTTCTCTAAAGCATTCAAAGCGTGGATTAACAATATACCAAATGTAAGACCAGTAGGTACGATGGGATTATTAAGAATAGGAAGCGATAAAGATGTATCATATGCAATAGGACTTATGCTAGAGTTAGCTAAAGAAGTTGGAAAGACCTTTAAATCTTAA
- a CDS encoding thioredoxin family protein, producing the protein MSYDYVIRQYSRAIKPNVKIVECKGEELFSQLRELMTIETSNECSKPIVKVMRDNRNYFTYYGIPIANELWPFLNALVRISNDVIHLDEKEVEMAKQIKGNIKLFVTPDCTKCPVTAEFLYQVAQINDNVSLEIYDVTEYKKERDRYRVLSVPKIVFNEKVEIPGTFPSIVILKMMLKAAQA; encoded by the coding sequence ATGAGTTACGATTACGTAATAAGGCAATATTCCAGAGCAATCAAACCCAATGTCAAAATAGTGGAATGTAAGGGTGAAGAATTATTTAGCCAATTAAGAGAATTAATGACTATTGAGACATCTAACGAATGTAGTAAGCCTATTGTAAAAGTTATGAGGGACAATAGAAATTATTTTACATACTATGGAATTCCTATAGCTAACGAGTTATGGCCCTTCTTAAATGCTTTAGTGAGAATCTCTAACGATGTTATTCACTTAGATGAAAAGGAAGTAGAGATGGCAAAACAAATTAAGGGTAACATCAAATTATTTGTAACACCAGATTGTACGAAATGCCCAGTTACTGCAGAATTTCTATATCAGGTTGCTCAAATAAATGATAATGTTAGTCTAGAAATTTATGATGTAACAGAATACAAAAAAGAAAGGGATAGATATAGAGTTTTAAGCGTTCCTAAAATTGTTTTTAATGAAAAAGTAGAAATTCCAGGTACTTTTCCCTCTATTGTTATTCTAAAGATGATGTTAAAAGCTGCTCAGGCTTAA
- a CDS encoding dihydrolipoyl dehydrogenase family protein, which produces MEYDVVVIGGGTAGYVAGSILARRNKRVLVIEKNKFGGVCVNSGCVPSIFLFDATFLLSRLNEIGNYLGIDVSAEITPSLFSKRNDIVEYLSDTGRKLVENSGAETIIGEAKIISRNEIKLDSKIIKFKKLVIATGTKAKIPNIEGIENAISEDEAVNLNCKPSSMIIVGGGYAGVEIAQFFSRLGTDVTLLSKSRLLRAFPDEARSAIKESLEFDGVNVVENVNIERIYGEKVYTNKGIFKGEIIVYATGRKPQLPEGIEKLNLNINSNGIVVDEYMNAGENVYAIGDVVDKERKTAHSAIFDAIISSLHILNDKITVRRNNFKIPQVIYTDPQVGIVGNIYEAKKFSTFPFNATTRSIINGLREGYVKIGINEENEVVFGEVIGNKAEELINILTIIVNSKMKVESLVLMPFVHPSLSEAIVNAAKGFFGLDVDNYKSENE; this is translated from the coding sequence ATGGAATATGATGTAGTAGTAATAGGTGGAGGAACTGCAGGTTACGTAGCAGGTAGTATATTAGCGAGAAGAAATAAGAGAGTTTTAGTAATTGAGAAGAATAAATTTGGCGGTGTTTGTGTAAACTCTGGGTGTGTTCCAAGTATTTTCCTTTTTGATGCAACTTTCCTATTAAGTAGACTAAATGAAATTGGTAATTATCTAGGTATAGATGTAAGTGCTGAAATAACACCTAGTTTATTCTCTAAAAGAAATGATATTGTAGAATATTTATCTGATACTGGTAGAAAATTGGTTGAAAATTCTGGAGCTGAAACTATAATTGGAGAGGCTAAAATTATCTCACGAAATGAGATTAAATTAGATAGTAAAATTATCAAGTTTAAAAAACTAGTTATAGCAACTGGTACAAAGGCAAAGATCCCAAATATAGAAGGAATAGAAAATGCAATAAGCGAAGATGAAGCAGTAAATCTCAACTGCAAACCCTCCTCTATGATAATAGTAGGTGGAGGATATGCTGGAGTCGAAATAGCCCAATTCTTTTCCAGATTAGGTACAGATGTTACGTTGTTGTCAAAAAGCCGTTTATTGAGGGCTTTTCCAGATGAGGCTAGAAGTGCTATTAAGGAGTCGTTAGAATTTGATGGGGTAAATGTAGTAGAAAATGTTAATATTGAAAGAATATATGGAGAAAAGGTATATACTAATAAGGGAATATTTAAAGGAGAGATAATAGTTTACGCTACTGGAAGGAAACCTCAGCTTCCTGAGGGAATTGAAAAACTCAATTTAAATATAAATTCTAATGGAATAGTAGTTGATGAGTACATGAATGCTGGAGAAAACGTTTATGCTATAGGTGATGTTGTAGATAAGGAAAGAAAAACAGCACATTCGGCAATTTTTGACGCTATAATATCATCTCTTCATATACTTAATGATAAAATAACTGTAAGAAGAAATAATTTTAAAATACCTCAAGTAATATATACAGATCCTCAAGTTGGAATAGTTGGAAATATATATGAAGCAAAAAAATTCTCAACCTTTCCCTTTAATGCTACTACAAGATCTATAATTAATGGGTTAAGAGAAGGTTATGTGAAGATAGGCATTAATGAGGAAAATGAAGTTGTCTTCGGTGAAGTAATAGGAAATAAGGCAGAGGAACTAATTAACATTTTAACAATTATAGTAAATTCCAAGATGAAAGTAGAAAGTTTAGTCTTAATGCCATTTGTTCATCCCTCTCTTTCTGAAGCTATAGTAAACGCAGCGAAGGGCTTTTTTGGACTTGATGTGGATAATTATAAGAGTGAGAATGAGTGA
- a CDS encoding DsrE family protein — translation MAQTQVQSEGQEQKKKILIVVTHGPEDLDRTYAPLFMASIAASMEYETSVFFMIKGPKLLDKKWQEEERKKGGNPFIHFFDMARDNGVKMYVCIQSLKDMCHMKEDDVVEGVELVGGSTLIDLTMDADRTLFF, via the coding sequence ATGGCACAAACTCAAGTTCAAAGTGAAGGACAAGAGCAAAAGAAGAAGATATTAATCGTAGTCACACATGGACCAGAGGATCTAGATAGAACATACGCGCCTTTATTTATGGCATCTATAGCTGCCTCCATGGAATATGAAACGTCAGTATTCTTTATGATAAAAGGACCTAAGTTATTAGATAAGAAATGGCAAGAGGAAGAGAGAAAGAAGGGAGGAAATCCATTTATTCACTTCTTCGATATGGCAAGAGATAATGGAGTAAAAATGTACGTATGTATACAAAGTTTAAAGGATATGTGCCATATGAAAGAAGATGATGTAGTAGAAGGTGTAGAGTTAGTAGGAGGGTCAACTCTAATAGATTTAACAATGGATGCTGATAGAACATTATTCTTCTGA
- a CDS encoding DsrE/DsrF/DrsH-like family protein yields the protein MAEEKKKKLSIIVFSGTIDKLMPVGILTSGAAASGYEVNLFFTFWGLQAITKKNLTSQQPPQIDKNYEQMGPIMMKRMQEMKYPMWHQLIQQAKEVGEVKVFACSTTMEFFGLKREDLAEFVDDVVGVATFLDRAEGGITLFI from the coding sequence GTGGCTGAAGAAAAAAAGAAAAAACTTTCTATAATAGTTTTTTCTGGAACCATTGATAAATTAATGCCAGTAGGTATATTAACCTCTGGTGCTGCCGCATCTGGTTATGAAGTTAATTTGTTCTTCACTTTCTGGGGATTGCAAGCTATAACTAAGAAGAATCTAACAAGCCAGCAGCCTCCTCAAATTGATAAAAATTATGAGCAAATGGGGCCAATAATGATGAAAAGAATGCAGGAGATGAAATATCCAATGTGGCATCAATTAATTCAACAAGCTAAAGAAGTAGGTGAAGTTAAAGTATTTGCGTGCTCAACAACTATGGAGTTCTTTGGATTAAAAAGGGAAGATTTAGCTGAATTTGTTGACGATGTCGTAGGTGTAGCTACATTCTTAGATAGGGCTGAAGGTGGTATAACTCTATTTATTTGA
- a CDS encoding sulfurtransferase TusA family protein — protein MSQEVRIAKTLDVRGMYCPGPVLETAKAIKQINVGEVLEVLATDPAAKPDIEAWARRTGNQILDIQQQGGVTRILIKRMK, from the coding sequence TTGTCTCAGGAGGTTAGGATTGCGAAGACTTTGGATGTTAGGGGTATGTATTGTCCCGGCCCGGTTTTGGAGACTGCTAAGGCTATTAAGCAGATTAATGTTGGTGAGGTTTTGGAGGTTTTGGCTACTGATCCCGCTGCTAAGCCAGATATTGAGGCCTGGGCTAGGAGGACTGGGAATCAGATATTGGATATTCAACAGCAAGGGGGAGTAACTAGAATATTAATTAAAAGAATGAAGTAA